Proteins from a single region of Drosophila biarmipes strain raj3 chromosome 3R, RU_DBia_V1.1, whole genome shotgun sequence:
- the LOC108025371 gene encoding SH2B adapter protein 2 isoform X1 — protein sequence MGGNSTGPNSSAFSAGGYIGPTSASSHHSLGTSSAAAAAIAGGSDLIPAPIGTGNAMGVSSYAYGGTSWEEFCERHARVAASDFAKACITYINGNLPPEEARNIQHRSFAQKFVESFSAHYDTEFFKRRSTLKSGVGSLDLEEEHEGPRLLSKSLLRRLSFKGLRKGKISLLQAFFHKNSDDADGSGGSGKQSKTKLAKIVVECRKEGTVNNLTPESLDQPTGSQKWEKCRLVLVKAVGGYMLEFYTPHKATKPRSGVFCFLISEARETTALEMPDRLNTFVLKADNNMEYVIEAESAEEMRSWLATIRYCMRTPPTQQPLIESDGVMASAMQTSPTNPIPNPIGGIQNPQYQQQGGSNGNLVGGGAPLASSLSADSALGQGGATSATELNAINELGTTPPSGPPDIPVRPHRGEQRLSASSNFDGIEGTENDADVADLTAEMSVFPWFHGTLTRSEAARMVLHSDAAGHGYFLVRQSETRRGEFVLTFNFQGRAKHLRLTISEKGQCRVQHLWFPSIQEMLEHFRHNPIPLESGGTSDVTLTEWVHSHSRLNDPTGGGGAHDTGQLNDLSTNGNGNGNGNGYDNGQGSSSAANAAGAASGAAGGGHQSPRHCNEVITMNLSVRLKTNEIELPQEPTHVYFPEQVYFHLDPTTLTVHGSPPAAQNFLDQPHLRASNASLQAAAHHPAGSSSGNRHPSDGGNNSGGTGGGSGSSGGAECTGRAVDNQYSFT from the exons ATGGGTGGCAATAGCACAGGGCCCAATTCGAGCGCCTTTAGCGCCGGCGGATACATTGGGCCCACGTCGGCCAGCAGTCATCACAGTCTGGGCACCTCAtccgcagcggcagcggcgatTGCCGGTGGCAGTGACCTGATACCCGCGCCAATTGGCACGGGCAACGCCATGGGAGTGTCCTCGTACGCCTACGGCGGAACCAGCTGGGAGGAATTCTGCGAACGCCACGCCCGAGTGGCCGCCTCGGATTTCGCCAAGGCCTGCATCACATACATCAATGGCAACCTGCCGCCGGAGGAGGCCAGGAACATCCAGCATCGCAGCTTCGCCCAGAAATTCGTCGAATCCTTTTCGGCACACTATGACACGGAGTTCTTCAAGCGGCGGAGTACCCTGAAATCGGGTGTGGGATCGCTGGATCTCGAGGAGGAGCACGAAGGGCCGCGATTGCTCTCAAAGTCGCTGTTACGAAGGCTTTCCTTCAAGGGACTGCGGAAGGGAAAG ATCTCTCTGCTGCAGGCCTTCTTCCACAAGAACTCGGATGACGCGGATGGCAGCGGCGGAAGCGGCAAGCAGAGCAAGACGAAGCTGGCCAAGATCGTGGTGGAGTGCCGCAAGGAGGGCACCGTGAACAACCTGACGCCGGAGAGTCTCGACCAGCCGACGGGCTCCCAAAAATGGGAGAAATGCCGTCTGGTGCTGGTCAAGGCCGTGGGTGGCTACATGCTCGAGTTTTACACACCCCACAAGGCGACAAAGCCGCGCAGCGGAGTCTTTTGCTTCCTCATCTCGGAGGCACGCGAAACCACGGCTCTGGAAATGCCAGACAGGCTGAACACCTTCGTCCTGAAGGCGGACAACAACATGGAGTACGTGATCGAGGCGGAGAGCGCCGAGGAGATGCGCAGTTGGCTGGCCACCATACGCTACTGCATGCGAACGCCGCCCACTCAGCAGCCACTGATCGAATCGGATGGCGTGATGGCGTCCGCCATGCAAACATCGCCAACAAATCCGATTCCCAATCCCATTGGGGGCATACAGAATCCGCAGTACCAGCAGCAGGGCGGTTCCAATGGCAACCTGGTGGGAGGAGGAGCTCCACTCGCCTCATCGCTATCCGCAGACAGTGCTTTGGGCCAGGGCGGAGCCACGTCTGCCACCGAATTGAATGCCATCAACGAACTGGGCACCACACCGCCCTCCGGTCCACCGGATATACCCGTGAGACCGCATCGAGGTGAGCAGCGCCTTTCCGCCTCCAGCAACTTTGACGGCATCGAGGGCACCGAAAACGACGCGGATGTGGCAGATTTAACGGCTGAGATGAGCGTGTTTCCCTGGTTCCACGGCACACTGACACGATCGGAAGCTGCCCGCATGGTGCTCCACTCGGATGCGGCCGGACATGGATACTTTTTGGTCCGACAGAGCGAAACGCGCCGCGGCGAGTTCGTGCTGACGTTCAACTTCCAGGGTCGAGCCAAGCATCTGCGGCTCACCATCTCGGAGAAGGGTCAGTGCCGGGTGCAGCATCTGTGGTTCCCCTCCATCCAGGAGATGCTCGAGCACTTCCGCCACAACCCGATACCCCTGGAATCGGGCGGCACCTCGGATGTGACCCTCACAGAGTGGGTGCACTCGCACAGTAGACTGAACGATCCCACGGGTGGCGGCGGAGCGCATGATACCGGGCAACTTAACGATCTGTCGACCAACggcaatggaaatgggaaCGGCAATGGCTACGACAATGGCCAGGGATCATCATCGGCTGCAAATGCGGCAGGAGCTGCATCGGGAGCTGCTGGCGGGGGCCATCAGTCGCCGAGACAT TGCAACGAAGTGATTACCATGAATCTGAGTGTTCGCCTAAAGACAAATGAAATCGAACTGCCACAGGAGCCAACACACGTCTATTTTCCGGAGCAAGTCTATTTCCATTTGGATCCCACAACGCTAACAGTGCACGGATCACCGCCAGCGGCCCAGAATTTTCTGGACCAGCCGCACCTGCGGGCCTCGAACGCCTCCCTTCAGGCAGCCGCCCACCATCCGGCGGGATCCTCATCCGGCAACCGGCATCCCAGCGATGGTGGCAACAACAGCGGAGGAACCGGAGGCGGATCGGGATCCAGCGGGGGAGCCGAATGCACCGGACGGGCCGTCGATAATCAGTACAGCTTCACCTAG
- the LOC108025371 gene encoding SH2B adapter protein 2 isoform X2 encodes MGGNSTGPNSSAFSAGGYIGPTSASSHHSLGTSSAAAAAIAGGSDLIPAPIGTGNAMGVSSYAYGGTSWEEFCERHARVAASDFAKACITYINGNLPPEEARNIQHRSFAQKFVESFSAHYDTEFFKRRSTLKSGVGSLDLEEEHEGPRLLSKSLLRRLSFKGLRKGKAFFHKNSDDADGSGGSGKQSKTKLAKIVVECRKEGTVNNLTPESLDQPTGSQKWEKCRLVLVKAVGGYMLEFYTPHKATKPRSGVFCFLISEARETTALEMPDRLNTFVLKADNNMEYVIEAESAEEMRSWLATIRYCMRTPPTQQPLIESDGVMASAMQTSPTNPIPNPIGGIQNPQYQQQGGSNGNLVGGGAPLASSLSADSALGQGGATSATELNAINELGTTPPSGPPDIPVRPHRGEQRLSASSNFDGIEGTENDADVADLTAEMSVFPWFHGTLTRSEAARMVLHSDAAGHGYFLVRQSETRRGEFVLTFNFQGRAKHLRLTISEKGQCRVQHLWFPSIQEMLEHFRHNPIPLESGGTSDVTLTEWVHSHSRLNDPTGGGGAHDTGQLNDLSTNGNGNGNGNGYDNGQGSSSAANAAGAASGAAGGGHQSPRHCNEVITMNLSVRLKTNEIELPQEPTHVYFPEQVYFHLDPTTLTVHGSPPAAQNFLDQPHLRASNASLQAAAHHPAGSSSGNRHPSDGGNNSGGTGGGSGSSGGAECTGRAVDNQYSFT; translated from the exons ATGGGTGGCAATAGCACAGGGCCCAATTCGAGCGCCTTTAGCGCCGGCGGATACATTGGGCCCACGTCGGCCAGCAGTCATCACAGTCTGGGCACCTCAtccgcagcggcagcggcgatTGCCGGTGGCAGTGACCTGATACCCGCGCCAATTGGCACGGGCAACGCCATGGGAGTGTCCTCGTACGCCTACGGCGGAACCAGCTGGGAGGAATTCTGCGAACGCCACGCCCGAGTGGCCGCCTCGGATTTCGCCAAGGCCTGCATCACATACATCAATGGCAACCTGCCGCCGGAGGAGGCCAGGAACATCCAGCATCGCAGCTTCGCCCAGAAATTCGTCGAATCCTTTTCGGCACACTATGACACGGAGTTCTTCAAGCGGCGGAGTACCCTGAAATCGGGTGTGGGATCGCTGGATCTCGAGGAGGAGCACGAAGGGCCGCGATTGCTCTCAAAGTCGCTGTTACGAAGGCTTTCCTTCAAGGGACTGCGGAAGGGAAAG GCCTTCTTCCACAAGAACTCGGATGACGCGGATGGCAGCGGCGGAAGCGGCAAGCAGAGCAAGACGAAGCTGGCCAAGATCGTGGTGGAGTGCCGCAAGGAGGGCACCGTGAACAACCTGACGCCGGAGAGTCTCGACCAGCCGACGGGCTCCCAAAAATGGGAGAAATGCCGTCTGGTGCTGGTCAAGGCCGTGGGTGGCTACATGCTCGAGTTTTACACACCCCACAAGGCGACAAAGCCGCGCAGCGGAGTCTTTTGCTTCCTCATCTCGGAGGCACGCGAAACCACGGCTCTGGAAATGCCAGACAGGCTGAACACCTTCGTCCTGAAGGCGGACAACAACATGGAGTACGTGATCGAGGCGGAGAGCGCCGAGGAGATGCGCAGTTGGCTGGCCACCATACGCTACTGCATGCGAACGCCGCCCACTCAGCAGCCACTGATCGAATCGGATGGCGTGATGGCGTCCGCCATGCAAACATCGCCAACAAATCCGATTCCCAATCCCATTGGGGGCATACAGAATCCGCAGTACCAGCAGCAGGGCGGTTCCAATGGCAACCTGGTGGGAGGAGGAGCTCCACTCGCCTCATCGCTATCCGCAGACAGTGCTTTGGGCCAGGGCGGAGCCACGTCTGCCACCGAATTGAATGCCATCAACGAACTGGGCACCACACCGCCCTCCGGTCCACCGGATATACCCGTGAGACCGCATCGAGGTGAGCAGCGCCTTTCCGCCTCCAGCAACTTTGACGGCATCGAGGGCACCGAAAACGACGCGGATGTGGCAGATTTAACGGCTGAGATGAGCGTGTTTCCCTGGTTCCACGGCACACTGACACGATCGGAAGCTGCCCGCATGGTGCTCCACTCGGATGCGGCCGGACATGGATACTTTTTGGTCCGACAGAGCGAAACGCGCCGCGGCGAGTTCGTGCTGACGTTCAACTTCCAGGGTCGAGCCAAGCATCTGCGGCTCACCATCTCGGAGAAGGGTCAGTGCCGGGTGCAGCATCTGTGGTTCCCCTCCATCCAGGAGATGCTCGAGCACTTCCGCCACAACCCGATACCCCTGGAATCGGGCGGCACCTCGGATGTGACCCTCACAGAGTGGGTGCACTCGCACAGTAGACTGAACGATCCCACGGGTGGCGGCGGAGCGCATGATACCGGGCAACTTAACGATCTGTCGACCAACggcaatggaaatgggaaCGGCAATGGCTACGACAATGGCCAGGGATCATCATCGGCTGCAAATGCGGCAGGAGCTGCATCGGGAGCTGCTGGCGGGGGCCATCAGTCGCCGAGACAT TGCAACGAAGTGATTACCATGAATCTGAGTGTTCGCCTAAAGACAAATGAAATCGAACTGCCACAGGAGCCAACACACGTCTATTTTCCGGAGCAAGTCTATTTCCATTTGGATCCCACAACGCTAACAGTGCACGGATCACCGCCAGCGGCCCAGAATTTTCTGGACCAGCCGCACCTGCGGGCCTCGAACGCCTCCCTTCAGGCAGCCGCCCACCATCCGGCGGGATCCTCATCCGGCAACCGGCATCCCAGCGATGGTGGCAACAACAGCGGAGGAACCGGAGGCGGATCGGGATCCAGCGGGGGAGCCGAATGCACCGGACGGGCCGTCGATAATCAGTACAGCTTCACCTAG
- the LOC108025371 gene encoding SH2B adapter protein 2 isoform X3, with protein sequence MGGNSTGPNSSAFSAGGYIGPTSASSHHSLGTSSAAAAAIAGGSDLIPAPIGTGNAMGVSSYAYGGTSWEEFCERHARVAASDFAKACITYINGNLPPEEARNIQHRSFAQKFVESFSAHYDTEFFKRRSTLKSGVGSLDLEEEHEGPRLLSKSLLRRLSFKGLRKGKISLLQAFFHKNSDDADGSGGSGKQSKTKLAKIVVECRKEGTVNNLTPESLDQPTGSQKWEKCRLVLVKAVGGYMLEFYTPHKATKPRSGVFCFLISEARETTALEMPDRLNTFVLKADNNMEYVIEAESAEEMRSWLATIRYCMRTPPTQQPLIESDGVMASAMQTSPTNPIPNPIGGIQNPQYQQQGGSNGNLVGGGAPLASSLSADSALGQGGATSATELNAINELGTTPPSGPPDIPVRPHRGEQRLSASSNFDGIEGTENDADVADLTAEMSVFPWFHGTLTRSEAARMVLHSDAAGHGYFLVRQSETRRGEFVLTFNFQGRAKHLRLTISEKGQCRVQHLWFPSIQEMLEHFRHNPIPLESGGTSDVTLTEWVHSHSRLNDPTGGGGAHDTGQLNDLSTNGNGNGNGNGYDNGQGSSSAANAAGAASGAAGGGHQSPRHVR encoded by the exons ATGGGTGGCAATAGCACAGGGCCCAATTCGAGCGCCTTTAGCGCCGGCGGATACATTGGGCCCACGTCGGCCAGCAGTCATCACAGTCTGGGCACCTCAtccgcagcggcagcggcgatTGCCGGTGGCAGTGACCTGATACCCGCGCCAATTGGCACGGGCAACGCCATGGGAGTGTCCTCGTACGCCTACGGCGGAACCAGCTGGGAGGAATTCTGCGAACGCCACGCCCGAGTGGCCGCCTCGGATTTCGCCAAGGCCTGCATCACATACATCAATGGCAACCTGCCGCCGGAGGAGGCCAGGAACATCCAGCATCGCAGCTTCGCCCAGAAATTCGTCGAATCCTTTTCGGCACACTATGACACGGAGTTCTTCAAGCGGCGGAGTACCCTGAAATCGGGTGTGGGATCGCTGGATCTCGAGGAGGAGCACGAAGGGCCGCGATTGCTCTCAAAGTCGCTGTTACGAAGGCTTTCCTTCAAGGGACTGCGGAAGGGAAAG ATCTCTCTGCTGCAGGCCTTCTTCCACAAGAACTCGGATGACGCGGATGGCAGCGGCGGAAGCGGCAAGCAGAGCAAGACGAAGCTGGCCAAGATCGTGGTGGAGTGCCGCAAGGAGGGCACCGTGAACAACCTGACGCCGGAGAGTCTCGACCAGCCGACGGGCTCCCAAAAATGGGAGAAATGCCGTCTGGTGCTGGTCAAGGCCGTGGGTGGCTACATGCTCGAGTTTTACACACCCCACAAGGCGACAAAGCCGCGCAGCGGAGTCTTTTGCTTCCTCATCTCGGAGGCACGCGAAACCACGGCTCTGGAAATGCCAGACAGGCTGAACACCTTCGTCCTGAAGGCGGACAACAACATGGAGTACGTGATCGAGGCGGAGAGCGCCGAGGAGATGCGCAGTTGGCTGGCCACCATACGCTACTGCATGCGAACGCCGCCCACTCAGCAGCCACTGATCGAATCGGATGGCGTGATGGCGTCCGCCATGCAAACATCGCCAACAAATCCGATTCCCAATCCCATTGGGGGCATACAGAATCCGCAGTACCAGCAGCAGGGCGGTTCCAATGGCAACCTGGTGGGAGGAGGAGCTCCACTCGCCTCATCGCTATCCGCAGACAGTGCTTTGGGCCAGGGCGGAGCCACGTCTGCCACCGAATTGAATGCCATCAACGAACTGGGCACCACACCGCCCTCCGGTCCACCGGATATACCCGTGAGACCGCATCGAGGTGAGCAGCGCCTTTCCGCCTCCAGCAACTTTGACGGCATCGAGGGCACCGAAAACGACGCGGATGTGGCAGATTTAACGGCTGAGATGAGCGTGTTTCCCTGGTTCCACGGCACACTGACACGATCGGAAGCTGCCCGCATGGTGCTCCACTCGGATGCGGCCGGACATGGATACTTTTTGGTCCGACAGAGCGAAACGCGCCGCGGCGAGTTCGTGCTGACGTTCAACTTCCAGGGTCGAGCCAAGCATCTGCGGCTCACCATCTCGGAGAAGGGTCAGTGCCGGGTGCAGCATCTGTGGTTCCCCTCCATCCAGGAGATGCTCGAGCACTTCCGCCACAACCCGATACCCCTGGAATCGGGCGGCACCTCGGATGTGACCCTCACAGAGTGGGTGCACTCGCACAGTAGACTGAACGATCCCACGGGTGGCGGCGGAGCGCATGATACCGGGCAACTTAACGATCTGTCGACCAACggcaatggaaatgggaaCGGCAATGGCTACGACAATGGCCAGGGATCATCATCGGCTGCAAATGCGGCAGGAGCTGCATCGGGAGCTGCTGGCGGGGGCCATCAGTCGCCGAGACATGTGAGATAG
- the LOC108025441 gene encoding signal peptide peptidase-like 3 isoform X2 — protein sequence MSHGGAGGGLGAQTVGAGQLGGGAAAAGGGEYRELHWTVSSVMDSSRVSTCLISMLLIVYGSFRSLNIEQEAREREQKKRNESMTNLLTGEPVEKEPTDKFATLDTMHALCLPLGASISLLIMFFFFDSMQLLFAVCTAIIATVALAFLLLPMCQYIIRPCTDGKRFSFGICGRFTAAELFSFTLSVSIVCIWVLTGHWLLMDAMGMGLCVAFIAFVRLPSLKVSTLLLTGLLIYDVFWVFLSSYIFSTNVMVKVATRPADNPVGIVARKLHLGGIVRDTPKLNLPGKLVFPSLHNTGHFSMLGLGDVVMPGLLLCFVLRYDAYKKAQGVTSDPTLSPPRGVGSRLTYFHCSLLGYFLGLLTATVSSEVFKAAQPALLYLVPFTLLPLLLMAYLKGDLRRMWSEPFIAQQPSKQLEV from the exons ATGTCGCACGGTGGAGCCGGCGGCGGTCTGGGAGCTCAAACTGTTGGAGCCGGCCAACTTGGAGGCGGTGCAGCGGCAGCGGGCGGTGGAGAATACCGCGAACTCCACTGGACGGTCTCGAGCGTCATGGACTCGTCTCGGGTCTCCACCTGCCTCATATCGATGCTGCTGATCGTGTACGGCAGCTTCCGGTCGCTGAATATCGAGCAGGAGGCCCGCGAGCGGGAGCAGAAGAAGCGAAATGAATCGATGACCAACCTGCTGACCGGCGAGCCCGTCGAGAAGGAACCAA CGGACAAGTTCGCCACCCTGGACACGATGCATGCCCTGTGCCTGCCCCTCGGAGCTTCCATCTCGCTGCTCATCATGTTCTTCTTTTTCGACTCCATGCAGCTGCTCTTCGCCGTCTGCACAGCGA TCATTGCTACCGTGGCGCTGGCCTTCCTGCTGCTGCCCATGTGCCAGTACATCATCAGGCCCTGCACGGATGGCAAGCGGTTCTCCTTCGGGATCTGTGGTCGCTTCACGGCGGCGGAGCTCTTCAGCTTCACGCTGTCAGTGTCGATTGTGTGCATCTGGGTGCTCACCGGGCACTGGCTGCTGATGGATG CAATGGGAATGGGCCTGTGCGTGGCGTTCATTGCGTTCGTGCGGCTGCCCAGCCTGAAGGTGTCCACGCTGCTGTTGACCGGCCTGCTCATCTACGACGTCTTCTGGGTGTTCCTCTCCTCGTACATCTTCAGCACCAACGTGATGGTCAAGGTGGCCACGCGACCCGCCGACAATCCAGTGGGCATCGTGGCCAGAAAGCTGCACCTGGGCGGCATTGTGCGGGACACACCGAAGCTGAATCTGCCCGGCAAGCTGGTGTTCCCCAGCCTCCACAACACGGGCCACTTCTCCATGCTGGGACTGGGCGATGTGGTGATGCCGGGACTGTTGCTGTGCTTCGTCTTGCGGTATGATGCGTACAAGAAGGCGCAGGGCGTCACCTCGGATCCCACGTTGTCGCCGCCCCGGGGAGTTGGCTCCCGGCTGACATACTTTCATTGTTCCTTACTGGG CTATTTTTTGGGCCTGCTAACGGCGACGGTGAGCTCCGAGGTCTTCAAGGCGGCTCAGCCCGCGCTGCTGTATCTGGTGCCCTTTACGTTATTGCCGCTCTTGCTGATGGCCTATCTGAAG GGCGACCTGCGGCGCATGTGGAGCGAGCCGTTTATCGCGCAACAACCATCAAAACAACTGGAAGTCTGA
- the LOC108025441 gene encoding signal peptide peptidase-like 3 isoform X1: MSHGGAGGGLGAQTVGAGQLGGGAAAAGGGEYRELHWTVSSVMDSSRVSTCLISMLLIVYGSFRSLNIEQEAREREQKKRNESMTNLLTGEPVEKEPNLYFTADKFATLDTMHALCLPLGASISLLIMFFFFDSMQLLFAVCTAIIATVALAFLLLPMCQYIIRPCTDGKRFSFGICGRFTAAELFSFTLSVSIVCIWVLTGHWLLMDAMGMGLCVAFIAFVRLPSLKVSTLLLTGLLIYDVFWVFLSSYIFSTNVMVKVATRPADNPVGIVARKLHLGGIVRDTPKLNLPGKLVFPSLHNTGHFSMLGLGDVVMPGLLLCFVLRYDAYKKAQGVTSDPTLSPPRGVGSRLTYFHCSLLGYFLGLLTATVSSEVFKAAQPALLYLVPFTLLPLLLMAYLKGDLRRMWSEPFIAQQPSKQLEV; encoded by the exons ATGTCGCACGGTGGAGCCGGCGGCGGTCTGGGAGCTCAAACTGTTGGAGCCGGCCAACTTGGAGGCGGTGCAGCGGCAGCGGGCGGTGGAGAATACCGCGAACTCCACTGGACGGTCTCGAGCGTCATGGACTCGTCTCGGGTCTCCACCTGCCTCATATCGATGCTGCTGATCGTGTACGGCAGCTTCCGGTCGCTGAATATCGAGCAGGAGGCCCGCGAGCGGGAGCAGAAGAAGCGAAATGAATCGATGACCAACCTGCTGACCGGCGAGCCCGTCGAGAAGGAACCAA ATCTCTATTTCACAGCGGACAAGTTCGCCACCCTGGACACGATGCATGCCCTGTGCCTGCCCCTCGGAGCTTCCATCTCGCTGCTCATCATGTTCTTCTTTTTCGACTCCATGCAGCTGCTCTTCGCCGTCTGCACAGCGA TCATTGCTACCGTGGCGCTGGCCTTCCTGCTGCTGCCCATGTGCCAGTACATCATCAGGCCCTGCACGGATGGCAAGCGGTTCTCCTTCGGGATCTGTGGTCGCTTCACGGCGGCGGAGCTCTTCAGCTTCACGCTGTCAGTGTCGATTGTGTGCATCTGGGTGCTCACCGGGCACTGGCTGCTGATGGATG CAATGGGAATGGGCCTGTGCGTGGCGTTCATTGCGTTCGTGCGGCTGCCCAGCCTGAAGGTGTCCACGCTGCTGTTGACCGGCCTGCTCATCTACGACGTCTTCTGGGTGTTCCTCTCCTCGTACATCTTCAGCACCAACGTGATGGTCAAGGTGGCCACGCGACCCGCCGACAATCCAGTGGGCATCGTGGCCAGAAAGCTGCACCTGGGCGGCATTGTGCGGGACACACCGAAGCTGAATCTGCCCGGCAAGCTGGTGTTCCCCAGCCTCCACAACACGGGCCACTTCTCCATGCTGGGACTGGGCGATGTGGTGATGCCGGGACTGTTGCTGTGCTTCGTCTTGCGGTATGATGCGTACAAGAAGGCGCAGGGCGTCACCTCGGATCCCACGTTGTCGCCGCCCCGGGGAGTTGGCTCCCGGCTGACATACTTTCATTGTTCCTTACTGGG CTATTTTTTGGGCCTGCTAACGGCGACGGTGAGCTCCGAGGTCTTCAAGGCGGCTCAGCCCGCGCTGCTGTATCTGGTGCCCTTTACGTTATTGCCGCTCTTGCTGATGGCCTATCTGAAG GGCGACCTGCGGCGCATGTGGAGCGAGCCGTTTATCGCGCAACAACCATCAAAACAACTGGAAGTCTGA